One part of the Haliotis asinina isolate JCU_RB_2024 chromosome 2, JCU_Hal_asi_v2, whole genome shotgun sequence genome encodes these proteins:
- the LOC137274457 gene encoding protocadherin-1-like isoform X3: MVSMATLIPLAVLLPALCPAQEIVLSYKLKEEQSANTYVGNVARDSYLYGNVTESVFQRLKFNFFSQGNPSSRLFAIDEKSSTIRTAQVIDRESPDVCEGKPECILNLDIGVYIRDVSKNRYDLYKLMQAKVDLVDINDNKPEFPQGSVSLSLPESVPVNHMLLASGAIDKDTGANNSIKSYEIIPANGMFDLKVQHNFGTSDLGIVVKHSLDRETKDFFQVTIVAKDGGYPQRTGSVLINITVTDVNDNSPAFIESSYNVTVIENGTLNATILQLSAVDQDKGENGEISYHLSSRASDKVRKALAIDPTSGKVYTIGDIDYEENKQFQFMVEARDKGSPSRSSLVPVVINVIDKNDNKPEININLSPEGSDISEGAETGRFIAHVSVTDRDDGKNGDFTCDMNDAHFSLDKFNANVNNVYKITLKEKLDHESSPTHNVTITCKDKGDNPQTNSTSFLVRVLDENDNAPRFNNVPIIGQIVENNKLGMEILQITAKDWDSKENGRVTYSLDSDAGSLFTINPETGSLLATAPYDRETVSKYEFGVIATDHGSPPKSSTAKVLIRILDQNDKPPRFTVPVFRGYILENQPIRTPVLNLTATDEDEKPSMKFAFGPNSEVNKWFAIDENTGRITSKRSFDRETQKKYNFTVIVQDPMITSFHDTANVTIHVRDDNDNIPIITYPTKSNKTVRIPYGTKVGTIVTKVTAKDTDDIDIQFIRLTFSIISGNKGSLFNINRMNGELAVSRVMKSSDLGFHGLKVAVHDRGTNSKSATATLDIFVVDVNGTARSEGHSEVLEKNMMIVIILIAVTVILAIAIFATICMIRRIDRERQQRRSAMIKTDEDKTLTAISNRDSFLVIAKDSNENDDTKLKRNKKEVSFTFEDDRDIHNMSNSSGHASMSTFGVPAPTEHSQSNSQEVNLMMTPIPSLVEKQNNMNSPGAHEPSNIPVQNNIPVTPHPTDKTWIQNMNESEARHLMEILKKPDDIMSETSGETGTSDSGRGGSDEDINSNRSATHDIAKNTAESAPSKPMVIKQWYV; encoded by the exons atggtttccatggcaacacttATTCCACTAGCTGTTCTACTTCCTGCCTTGTGCCCAGCTCAAGAGATAGTGCTGTCCTACAAACTGAAAGAGGAGCAATCAGCAAATACCTATGTCGGTAATGTGGCCCGAGACAGTTATTTGTATGGCAATGTTACGGAGAGTGTATTTCAGAGGCTAAAATTCAACTTTTTCTCTCAAGGGAACCCATCTTCCCGACTTTTTGCAATTGACGAAAAGAGTAGTACAATTCGGACAGCACAAGTGATCGACCGAGAATCACCTGATGTCTGCGAgggaaaaccagaatgtattTTGAACCTAGACATTGGTGTGTACATCCGAGACGTATCAAAAAATAGGTATGACCTCTACAAACTGATGCAGGCCAAGGTTGATTTAGTGGACATTAACGACAACAAACCTGAATTTCCCCAGGGTTCTGTCAGTCTCAGCTTACCAGAATCGGTTCCAGTTAATCATATGTTATTGGCAAGTGGTGCCATTGATAAGGATACTGGAGCCAATAATTCAATTAAGAGCTATGAAATTATACCTGCAAATGGGATGTTTGATCTCAAGGTACAACACAATTTTGGAACGTCTGATCTTGGAATTGTCGTCAAACATAGTCTAGACCGTGAGACCAAAGACTTCTTTCAAGTGACCATTGTTGCTAAAGATGGAGGCTACCCTCAGCGGACTGGATCTGTGTTGATTAATATTACCGTCACCGACGTCAATGACAACAGCCCAGCATTTATTGAGTCATCATATAACGTGACCGTCATCGAAAATGGCACACTCAATGCCACAATTCTTCAATTATCTGCAGTTGACCAGGACAAAGGAGAAAATGGCGAAATTTCATACCATTTGAGTTCACGAGCCTCTGATAAAGTTCGTAAAGCCCTTGCTATTGACCCCACTTCCGGTAAGGTGTACACTATAGGCGATATTGATTATGAAGAGAACAAGCAATTCCAGTTCATGGTTGAGGCCAGGGACAAAGGATCACCATCTCGGTCCTCATTAGTACCTGTTGTTATTAATGTTATTGATAAGAATGATAACAAACCAGAAATAAACATTAACTTGTCCCCAGAAGGATCTGACATTTCAGAAGGAGCAGAAACAGGCAGGTTTATAGCTCATGTTTCTGTTACTGACAGAGATGATGGTAAAAATGGAGATTTTACTTGCGATATGAATGATGCCCACTTTTCCCTTGATAAATTCAATGCAAATGTGAACAATGTGTATAAGATAACCCTGAAAGAGAAACTGGACCATGAAAGCTCCCCAACTCATAATGTTACCATCACCTGTaaagacaagggagataaccctcaGACAAACTCAACCAGTTTCCTAGTCAGGGTCcttgatgaaaatgacaatgcaccaAGGTTTAATAATGTACCAATTATTGGGCAAATTGTGGAAAATAACAAGCTTGGTATGGAGATTCTACAAATAACTGCTAAGGACTGGGACAGCAAGGAGAATGGTAGAGTGACATATTCTTTAGACAGTGATGCAGGATCCTTGTTTACCATTAACCCCGAGACTGGGTCTTTACTTGCTACAGCACCATACGACAGAGAAACTGTGTCAAAGTATGAATTTGGTGTAATAGCCACGGATCATGGGTCCCCACCCAAATCATCAACCGCCAAGGTCCTGATCCGAATTCTGGATCAGAATGACAAGCCACCAAGATTCACTGTGCCTGTTTTCCGAGGATATATTCTGGagaatcaaccaatcagaacaccGGTTCTGAATCTGACTGCCACAGATGAGGATGAGAAACCAAGCATGAAGTTTGCATTTGGGCCAAACTCAGAAGTGAACAAGTGGTTTGCTATTGACGAAAATACTGGACGAATCACAAGCAAGCGTTCATTTGATCGTGAAACTCAGAAAAAGTATAACTTCACAGTGATTGTTCAAGATCCAATGATAACCAGTTTTCATGATACCGCTAATGTTACGATTCATGTCCGAGACGATAACGACAACATCCCTATCATCACCTACCCTACCAAGTCCAACAAGACCGTGCGAATTCCTTATGGTACCAAGGTTGGAACAATTGTCACAAAAGTAACTGCTAAAGACACAGATGATATTGACATCCAGTTCATCAGATTAACTTTTTCAATCATATCTGGTAACAAGGGAAGTTTGTTTAACATAAATCGAATGAATGGTGAATTAGCAGTTTCTCGTGTCATGAAATCATCAGATTTAGGATTTCATGGACTAAAAGTTGCTGTTCATGACCGTGGAACGAATTCAAAATCAGCAACTGCAACCTTGGATAtctttgttgttgatgttaacGGCACGGCTAGGAGTGAAGGTCATTCAGAAGTACTTGAAAAGAATATGATGATTGTGATTATATTGATAGCAGTGACAGTTATATTAGCAATTGCGATATTTGCAACAATATGCATGATTCGCAGAATTGACAGAGAACGCCAGCAAAGAAGATCAGCTATGATTAAAACAGATGAGGACAAAACATTAACAGCAATTTCAAACAGAGACAGTTTTTTAGTCATAGCCAAAGACTCAAATGAGAATGATGATACAAAGTTAAAACGGAATAAAAAGGAAgttagtttcacatttgaggATGATCGAGATATACACAACATGAGCAATTCTTCTGGCCATGCGTCGATGTCAACGTTTGGAGTTCCGGCACCGACAGAACATTCCCAATCG AATTCTCAGGAGGTGAATCTCATGATGACCCCCATTCCTTCGCTGGttgagaaacaaaacaacatgaacaGCCCGGGTGCACACGAACCTTCTAACATTCCAGTACAAAACAATATCCCGGTGACGCCACACCCCACCGATAAAACGTGGAttcaaaatatgaatgagtCTGAG GCTCGTCATTTAATGGAGATTTTAAAGAAACCAGATGATATTATGAGTGAAACTTCAGGAGAAACAGGCACCAGTGACAGTGGTCGTGGTGGAAGTGATGAAGACATCAACAGCAATAGAAGTGCTACACATGATATAG ccaaaaatacGGCGGAATCTGCCCCATCCAAACCGATGGTAATAAAACAGTGGTATGTATAG